The Streptomyces pactum genome contains a region encoding:
- a CDS encoding sensor histidine kinase translates to MRLALPRWTGPLAVKAAVFITVMCCALAALLGVLVHVSVTDQAVGQARDAALSRLGEATKAYEAGDPLRRGAGVDPPGLPRPLRELAVSGLRGTMVAEHDGRPTMWAAGPADGGRALAVQVDHTQGQRTIDGLDGAIVWSSALAIGATLLVGAFAVTRVTRRLHTTARVARRISTGDLDARVGDPRAQDPTRPQDEVASVAAALDSMASSLQGKLLAEQRFTADVAHELRTPLTGLHAAAELLPPGRPTELVQDRVAALRTLTEDLLEISRLDSGRERLETEPEALGDLAARVVRGSGTDTRVDVVRDVRVETDRRRLERVLGNLVANAQRHGRAPVVLTVDGPVITVRDHGDGYPEYLLAHGPQRFRTEGGTKGHGLGLTIALGQAEVLGARLEFTNPPDGGALAVLSLPRQP, encoded by the coding sequence GTGAGACTCGCCCTCCCCCGGTGGACCGGCCCGCTCGCGGTGAAGGCCGCCGTCTTCATCACCGTGATGTGCTGCGCGCTCGCCGCGCTGCTCGGCGTCCTGGTGCACGTCTCGGTCACCGACCAGGCCGTGGGCCAGGCCCGCGACGCCGCCCTGTCCAGACTGGGGGAGGCGACGAAGGCGTACGAGGCCGGAGACCCGTTGCGGCGGGGGGCCGGCGTCGATCCGCCGGGGCTGCCGCGGCCGCTGCGGGAGCTGGCCGTCTCGGGCCTGCGCGGCACGATGGTCGCCGAGCACGACGGGCGCCCCACCATGTGGGCGGCGGGCCCCGCCGACGGTGGCCGGGCGCTCGCGGTACAGGTCGACCACACGCAGGGGCAGCGCACCATCGACGGCCTGGACGGCGCGATCGTGTGGTCGTCGGCGCTGGCGATCGGGGCGACGCTGCTGGTCGGGGCGTTCGCGGTGACGCGGGTGACGCGCCGGCTGCACACGACGGCGCGGGTGGCCCGGCGGATCAGCACGGGCGACCTGGACGCGCGCGTGGGCGACCCCCGTGCGCAGGATCCGACGCGCCCGCAGGACGAGGTGGCCTCGGTCGCCGCCGCGCTGGACTCCATGGCGTCGTCACTGCAGGGCAAGCTGCTGGCCGAGCAGCGGTTCACCGCGGACGTGGCGCACGAGCTGCGCACTCCGCTGACCGGCCTGCACGCGGCGGCCGAGCTGCTGCCGCCGGGCCGCCCGACCGAGTTGGTCCAGGACCGGGTGGCGGCCCTGCGCACACTCACCGAGGACCTGCTGGAGATCTCCCGGTTGGACAGCGGACGGGAGCGGCTGGAGACGGAGCCGGAGGCGCTGGGCGACCTGGCCGCGCGGGTCGTGCGGGGCTCCGGCACCGACACCCGCGTGGACGTCGTACGGGACGTGCGGGTGGAGACCGACCGGCGGCGGCTGGAGCGGGTGCTCGGCAACCTGGTCGCCAACGCGCAGCGGCACGGTCGGGCGCCGGTGGTGCTGACCGTCGACGGGCCGGTGATCACCGTACGGGACCACGGGGACGGCTATCCGGAATACCTCCTCGCCCACGGGCCGCAGCGGTTCCGCACCGAGGGCGGGACCAAGGGGCACGGCCTCGGGCTGACGATCGCCCTGGGGCAGGCGGAGGTGCTCGGCGCGCGGCTGGAGTTCACGAACCCGCCGGACGGCGGGGCGCTGGCGGTCCTGAGCCTGCCTCGGCAGCCCTGA